The genomic interval ACTCGGCTTTATCGCTAACAAAACAGCATTTGTTTCCCCCATGGAGGAATTCGCATCCCACCCCTTACCCTGATTTCTGCAACTTTAAGTCCTGTGTTTACTTGTGTCTTGTGGCAGAAAAGCCAAAGTCCCCATCGGTCTAAGATTTATTCTCTCAAAGTGCAAAATCGCTCTTTTGGAACCAGGCGAATGTCAGCAAACGAAATACAACTTTGGAACTTTTGTCGACTTTGACATTTTGATGAAGAATCCATCTCTGAGGGGTTTTTTTGGTCTTGTTTTGGGGTTACTGCTGTTGTCCTTTTTGCAGATGATACATAAAGACCCATTTGAAATGAGGTGGCAATCCTATATACATGCTGCCTTAGAAGGATATGCCCTTGAAATGcgtaacatttatttattaatatatgttCGGGGCTTTATAAAAGTATAGTAATTTGTTCTCATTCTTCATAATAGGGTCTGGAAAGTAACCCGTTCCTCTTATTTGTTGCAAAGGTTGAAGAAAATAAAGTGCATAACTTTGCATTGCCTGTTATTTTTCTCATTACTTTCTGTTCCTTTGAAGGAAAAGGTTAGGATCGAGGATGAGATGAAATAACAAACCCCTCTTAAAAACACCCTTTTGAGGTAACATTTTGGAACTAAGTCACTAAAAACAGTTTTTCCTTGCATCAGAAGGTCGTTTTTGCTCTTATGTGGCTGCAGCCGCACTGCCggaataacctggtttgacactgctttaactgcggagctcaatgccagggaattatGGAAAGCGTAGTTCATCGAGGCACCttaacaaactacacttccccaaATTACtaagcattgagccctggcagttaaagtggcgtcaaaccagattatttcagcagtgcggaCACAGCCTATGTCACATTTCTCTTGAAATCTGACTTCATTAAAAATACCTTTGCCTCCTGGAAAGGAACAAGGGACGAGTAACTGTCTTATTTGTAACACCTTCTTTCCAAGATCTGATTTTTAAGTAAGCAGAAAACCcacacgggggaaatcccatgcagaaacggggtTTAAATTAGGGGGGaaacaggttgattttcacacgacgtggttgttaaagtggcattaacccgaacggaaagtagacaaaagccgctcctttttactttcgttcctggcgaaacatcaggaagaaaactcttctagaacatggacacagagcccaaaaaccccacaaaaactatggatgctggccatgaaagccttcgacgccacaaaaaggagtggcttttgtctcctttccattcaggttaattccactttgtgtgtgaaaatcaacctgcttttgcgggATTTTCCCAGCTTTTAAACCCTGTTTTTGAAGAGgatttccccccgtgtgataaactcctaaaaggcatttatcacacgaaggagatcaggagtttatcccgtgaatatcccagaaaaaattGCGTAATGATGggtaacgatttcacacgacgttcacacaaaacccgccatttaAAGTGGCACATAAAAGCATGAATGCACATCTGTTTAcattcgggatttcagcgacaatgcatttctgatattgctttatttgcacaattgtgtgtgataataatGCACACTCGCTATTTCTGCTTcgtttgcgggatgctttaaatgcgctttaatctctcttaaatgctgaaatcagccccagtgtgataaactcttaggataggttcgccttaaacttgctgtaagttggaaacaatttgaaggcacacaacaacaacaacaacaacaacaacaacaacaacagactttaCTTCCTCaggaagctcatgctgtcaatttcttaacacagctatatatctGAATTCTATGAAagtaattaaacataatacatattaatacgtttgaacaataaaataacagcagacaacaagttaaaataacaTTGGATCACAACCATGGAGCAGCAGAACTGAATCCCAGCTTTCCCGTCCAACTTCATTCAGAGGTCCTTTCCAAAGTGCTTAGCATGGCTTACTCTaagggtgcgtctacactgtagaaatagtgtagttttgacaccgctttaagtgccacaGCTCCatactatgggatcctgggatttgttgtttgtgatGGCACTAGAGGAGGGCTAAATAGGTCACCAAACTATaattagcattgagccagggcagttaaaccggtgtcaaactgcattaattctgcaacgtagatgcagcctaagtgaagTGTACTTAGGACCAGAGCTTTGAGAAGTAACGTTGAAGGGGGAAACCACAACTCCCATAGTCCCAAGCATGTAGTCCATGCTCAGCATAAGAACACAACCACAGTTGCCCAAAAAGTAAGAACATTTCCAGAAATGATGTTGTTACCTGACTTCATTGCTTTCAGTCATCTTCTCTCCACTAATAGTTGTTTCTTTGGGAGATGAAGGTGGAAGAGAGGGGTCCTTTCTTTGGCAAAAACAGTCTGATCGAAAAGGCTGCGTTGTTGAAGTTTTCTGAAGTTTTCACAAGCGTCTAGTTTTGTAAAACTGCACAATGACTTCAGAAACAGCAGCAAGCGGACATTGGCTAAGCCAAAAACCGTAGTGCGATAGGAGGAGACTTTTCCAAAAGCAATTCCCAAAGCTTTTCAgctatgctttaaaaaagagagagagaaaagtctcAATGGCTGGATCGAGTTCAACGGTTAAAACTTTTCTTCCATGAGGCTTTCTTTAATTCTCCATGAGAAGAATGTCAATGAGACCCTGAACTCATTAAGATgttaattctctctctttctctttgcccaaATGTCTGctctccctttcctctcttttctgtttaaacaattccatttttttccttatttaaaGTTAACGGTGTTGAAAAAGTCCTATTGGGGAAAAAAATGGGCCAGAGCATCCTGAAAAGGGGCATACTGTATGTATTcattagtccaaaaattgactccCCCAAAACCTTGGTTGACTTATCCATCAGTCAATTTAAatagtgtattttaactctttttaaaGAGGCAAgcgtgcaatctgtcctggaagcactgacctccttctactctctctttcatccagcctttagtgtgagctgAAATGGCTATGCCTACCATAATATTGTAggctctttggcattgttttcctatgCTTCACCATTGAGagcctttgttgcatgcccctaagctttaccctcaacttatccaagggtcatatcaaaatctgtcaTTTCGCCCCCAAaatctgtcctcgacttatacatgaggttgacatatagtcgagtatgtatggtatatatatatatatatatatatatatatatatatatatatatatatacaggcaTAACTCGGTTAACTCAGGGCATGTCCACATGAATGGATTAATCCAGTCCACCCCCCAACCTCACTGCAATGTGTCTATACAGCGCATGGCCAAATCCTCGATTCAAGTGTGGACTTAAGGCCCATTCCACATCAAATCCATCTTATCCCCatctaaaacagtttttaaaaacttgcctTTTGCTCCGGGTTTTTCACTTTGCACCACGGCACCCATCCATTGCCATGTGCAATGATGCTATTGTGTATGGAGTGTTGCAATGTGCTGGTGCAACACGTTTCATATATAGcatctagaccaagggaagtcatagtgccattctattctgctttggtcggcccccagctggaatactgtgtccagttctgggccccacaattcaaaaggaggttgagaaactggagccatgtgtccaaaggagggcgactagaATGGCAAAgcacctggaaaccatgccctatgacagcGATGGCAAATCCTTTAGAGATGAAGTGTGGAGAAAAGTCCCTTGTTTTGGATTACTGGCCCCCAAGTTCCCTTACTCCCTTTTTTCAGGGGAGGCTACAACTCCCCAAAAAGTtccactattattattgttgttgttattattattattatttactggcTACAGCTTTCTCAAAGTTCCTTTCTTGGAGCACATTTCCTCCAAAATCTCTTGTACCACAGGGTCTCCCACAGGTTCTTTGGACTCCATCACCTTCAAGATTTCTTGGACTGCTACTCCTccaaagtttctttctttctttgttgtctTTTGGAAGACAGCTCCGCCAAAGTTCCTTTTCTGGATTATATAGCTCCCTCAAGGTGAGTCCCTTTattttggattccagctcccaccaaagttcctttttttgacGTCATTGTTGTttggtgcctccaagtcatttctgacttacggtgacactggtgttttcttggcaagctttgttcagaggaggtttgccttgctttcccttgaggctgagagagtgtgacttgcccagacacccagtgggtttccattgccaagcagggatttgaagcctggtctccaaagttatagtccaacattcaaaccacactcATATACTGACTGGAGGATTTGAGACACTGTCGTTCCAGCCGGCATGGTGTCATGGCTTGGAGACGAGGGTCCAATGCCCTGCATGGCcatgtgaacccactgggtgaccttgcagaagtcacactctctcagcctcagaggaaggcaaattcaaactccctctgaacaaatcttgtcaacaaACCCCCTAGATATATTCGCCATAGGGTCACCAGTCaccctctctcaacctcagagaatagccatggcaaaccttctgtgaagaaactggccaaggaaCCCCTGGAtagtttgttttagggtcacctgACAGAGGAACATGCACAAGAACAGACATGGTTGTCTGggattcgaaggctttcatggctggcatccatagttttttgtgggtttttggggctctgtcgccatgttctagaagagtttattcctgacgtttcacctgcatctgtggatggcatcttcagaaaatgcttctCTACATTCTCTGAAgagccaaagccacagatgctggcaaaaaacTATCATctgacacagttatagcactattccTGGCTTTGTcttggcaacatcttatggaatccttggatttgtagtttagtaaggaatatttagccttctcagccaaagaactCTATTGCctttccaaactgcaaatcccagggttccacagaatgcagccagggcagttaaagtggaataatagtgttataactgCACAGTGTGAACGGGTTGCTAATCTGAATTGTGCTTGCTGTGATGAGAGATGTCTTTCACGTCGGCATAAAGGAAAATCATTATTTCTAATTGCATTCTATATATTAATAGAATCATCTTGCAAGGAATGGCAATAAtcatgaaattttattttcactgtCAGAAATGAAGTCTCTGACGTTGACTGGCATCTATTTCTCTTTCACGTAGTGGTTTGCTTGTAGGTCCTCTAGTCTTCCTTCTTGTGGGATGTATTTGCCCGAGACTTGCTGGTATCTAAGGAATCATCTGCACTGAAGAGGTTATGGCATTTGTGATTGACATGTGAGCAATGGATGGGGCAATTGTTATCATGGGATCTATTTGCCCGAGACCTTCTGGTATCTGAAGAACCATCTGCACTGAGGACTTTTTGGACATCTGTGACATCGATTGAGATGTGCCTCTTGGGGGCAATGGATGGGGCAATTGTTATCACGGGATTTATTTGCCCGAGACCTGCTGATATCTGAAGAACCATCTGCATTGAGGACTTTTTGGCATCTGTGACACTGATTGAGACGTGCCTCTTGAGGGCAATGGATGGAGCATTGGTATCCGAGGAAGCATCCGCATTGAAGAGGTTATGGCTTCTGTGATTGACACGTGGCTCTCGAGGGCAATGGACGGAGGAAGCGTTATCCCGCATCTgttaaagcaaatgaaaaagaatACTGTCAGCCTGGTGAAATGTGAagaagtcccactctctcagcctcagaggagggtccTGGTAAAGCCCCTGTGAACAAACATTGCCACGAAGGTCGTAAGTTGGAaagaacatgaaggcacacaacaatgaaccATGTTAGGCCATGGAAACGcacttgggccagtcactctctctcagcctctgacaGAGTGGCCATCAGGGGCCATTTCTTTCGCTCTGcttttcccagaagcctcaccaaaggCCCATGCCATGTATTCCTGACCCCCTGTACcagtggttccaaaactttggtcttccaggtgttttggacttcagcccccagcaTTTCTGCTGgttaaggctgatgggagctgatgggagctgaagtccaaaacacttggaggaccaaagtttggacaCCGCTGCCCTGAACAGACTCTTAGAAATGTCACACTTACATCAGCCTCATCAGGACTTCTACGCAGCCGTCTTGTGCTATTTGTTCCGAAATAGCGTTTGAATAAACAATGTACGTAATAAAACGCTAATAGCAAAAAAGGTATGACAATCCAAATAAATCTCCAGTAGCTGGGGCAGGAAGTACAGATCTCTGGCTGATTTTGAGCTCTAGCCCCTAATAGGAAAGCCCTAAGGGCTACAAGAAGCCCTGGAGAGGTGGCCATGTTTGTGATCCAAATGGCCAGTGGACCGAAATCTGAACTGGACCACTGCCTGGCCAGTAGCgctctctgtccctctctctgAGTCCCTGTGGCACTGGGCAGCACTATCTGGTCTGACTGACTGGGTTTGTGACACGCACAAACTATTGTGACAGTCACAAAGGCACTAGGGCCAGCCAATGGCTGCTTGCTTCGGCCATTGCTAAGTGGTCAAGATGACCACCGTCCTCCTGCCATCTCCTCCGTCATTCCATTGGTTCTTCCCCTTGTCACTCGATGGAAATCGGGTTCTCTGTTGGACGCTGTCGCACTGGGGGAGGGACACAGAGGAGCGAATATTAGCATTTAGTATGCatggatatattttaatatatgtgtgtgcatgtgtatccatatatatatatatatatatatatatatatatatatatatatatatccatgcaTACTAACACCTAGTGAGAGCCattatgatgtagtggtttgagtgttgcactatgacgaTGGATAGCAGTTAGTGTTGCCAGAGTGAAAGCTAGAGAGGGCTCCCATACCTTTAATGGTTGGACAGTTCAGAGCCACTGCTGCCTTAGTCAGGAATATCAGGacgccaagggatcttgtagcactttttagACTAACTgatgcctctgaggaagcagacaaagcctacgaaagcttatgccGCAACTTCTTTtgcgcaaaggtgctacaaggcccTTTTAATGGTtgggtagaagaaggaatttcactCAAGCGGGTAACAAGCAATACCTACTGTatttccttcttctacacaaccacaCCAAAGACAGGAGGTCTTTCCAGTTTTCTTTCTGGCAACCCTGGCAGTACACAAGGGGATCTTGTACCACTTTTCAAAACTAGCTACGCAGAGGTTTTAGCATAAGCTGTTGTAGACTTGTGCCTGATACAGACGGACAGCTCCATGCCGACCGTCTTTTCCCCTCGTCGGTGGCACAGCTGCTGCACCACTCTGAGCGGTTCTTTTTTGCAGCACCGTAAAAATGaaagggcactgccatgatgccacttcctggaagGGACATCCAGATGCTGCGCAGTGGCAACGTCATCATGGCGATATCATGAGTCGGTACAGATGctgtgtgctctggaaccctagaatagtccaagtctacgaaagctagCTTTACACCTTCTTCTATAGCAGAGTGACCAGCTAT from Sceloporus undulatus isolate JIND9_A2432 ecotype Alabama chromosome 6, SceUnd_v1.1, whole genome shotgun sequence carries:
- the LOC121934203 gene encoding uncharacterized protein LOC121934203; amino-acid sequence: MATSPGLLVALRAFLLGARAQNQPEICTSCPSYWRFIWIVIPFLLLAFYYVHCLFKRYFGTNSTRRLRRSPDEADMRDNASSVHCPREPRVNHRSHNLFNADASSDTNAPSIALKRHVSISVTDAKKSSMQMVLQISAGLGQINPVITIAPSIAPKRHISIDVTDVQKVLSADGSSDTRRSRANRSHDNNCPIHCSHVNHKCHNLFSADDSLDTSKSRANTSHKKED